In Cyclopterus lumpus isolate fCycLum1 chromosome 5, fCycLum1.pri, whole genome shotgun sequence, the genomic stretch TCCAGGGTCCTGCTGGTGAAAGGGACTGATGGCGATAACCTGTAAGAAtttgaaggaaagaagaaaagaaagcgcATGAGAATACGGCCTCAGTGAAGCTATTGATGTGAGATATAATCTCCCGTCAGGGGTCATATGCATTCCCTGCGTGATGAGGTCATGGCATTAGCTTTAAATAACATGTTTGGCACCTTGGGACCGCACGAGAAGAACTGTATGGAAAGTTGGTCGTGTATAGGGTTATATGATGATTTGAACGTGACCGTAGGGCTTAAGCCGGGACCACACTTGTCGTCCCCAGTCATGCCTGCGTATCCCATGTTATTGAGGCAGTCACGTGTGTAATTCTTGCACCTTAATCTCCGTGGTAACTCACTGAGTGAAATCATGATGCAGCCAGTGCGTCTGATAGGAAATTAATCGGTGGATGTTATGAAATGTTGCGTAAAGCTACAACATTGGTAAATATACCGACCAGTGGACATTGTTTACGTATTACTGTATTGATATTGCGCTTTATGGTGTCTTCTGTCtgaataatttatatttaacatatcGCCAAAGGATTGCAGTCGGCTAACACATAATGTGCCGTGTCCTTATCAATAGATACATGAAAATAGTTGGACGTATACTGTAGTGAATTGCTTGCTTATCATTTCTCATAATGTGATTGTAGTAGCAGCcagaagcttttttttgtagCGGTCCTATTCTCCACGGTCGTACTGTACCTCATTGACTCCTTGAGGCAGGCCTTGAGGTAGGGCATGCTCTTGATGTGCTCTCCACATGGGTCCTGGTCGGAAGCAACCACCTCTTTGATCTCCGCCAGCAGCTTCCTCTGGGCGCCAGGGTTACGGGACAGGTTGAAAATAACCCACAGCATACTGTTGGCGGTCTGAGAAGCGTAaacacagcgagagagagagagagagagagagagagagggaggaggaggagagagagagggaggaggaggagagagagaggggagatgtCACTGATTGAGGCGGCTACTCTTTGTGCATTCCTCAGTGGGGTCCTGAAGGGAGCTGAGGAATGTGTGGGGTCCCTAAAGGGCTCCTCAGTTACATGCACATCACATTCATTTTCCTCTTTAGAAGCACTGTAACCGCAGcacctgtttgtttttagagGTTGAGCAGTTTTGAGTTTTTCTTCCTTTAATTGTAAATAAACGCTGGAGACCATcttgtgaagggggggggggccttccCCATGTCTGCTGGCGCCATTCAAACTCGTTAAGGACACATCTGTAAAGTTTCGAGACTCCATCGTGCACGGTTGCAACCGGAGAGTGGtctcaatcttctcatccaactctttCGCTAAAATATCAAAAATACTCCTTTCAAGGACATACGTGTCTTTGAAGTACAGAACGGTTGCTCACCGTCTCAACTCCTCCGATCTGTAGCTCTGTGATGGATGCGTACAGCTCCTTCTTGGAGAGACAGCTCTGGTGTAAGATGTCACCGATTAAGTCATCCGGATCTCTCACGGCGTTCTTCTTCGCCAGCTTCTTGTCGATGTAGACTTTGGCTGAGGAAACATGAAATAGTAAAGATGTAAAGACGTCTCGTAGGGATTTGGACATTTCAGTGTCATGCGCCTTGCTAATTTCTACACGTGACCAGGCTGATCTTTTTCAGTGCACTTAGTGTGTAAAGCCAGGGCAATATATGCCAAATACATACAGTTTTCTGTGATACAGACAATAAATAGCATCACATGTTTAACTGATGCGCCTACACTGAGGAATCTGATCATTTCTGTAAAAAATCCTCACTTCAATTTTTATTTTCGACCGGAGGTCGGACAGAACGAGACATTTCAAACCTGCATGTTTGTGCTATTTTTCCGACATGTTATAGGTCGAATATTTGTATGTGTCCAATGTGTTTGTATTCCTGATGAAGTTGGGTTTCTTTAAGTTTTCCGTCCCCATGCATCggattgtatgtgtgtttgggcATGTCTTTATCTATCAGAGGGGCATCCAAGAGGGCACTTTAGTGGCACTTCAGCATCAcagtcttcctccacctccctccccctcccacctcctgcTACTACAAATATTAGGCAGATACTGTATCTCCCTCTTAGGTCACACGGTTTACTATGACTCTAGCTGCCGTTTACAGAGTACACAAAAAACACTGGGGCACTcggttcacccccccccccccccccccccccccctcccgccccccctctctgtccctGTCCTCACTATCTCTCCTCCGCCTCGAACTCAACTCAAACTGTGCTGCAACTTTGTGAAATGAGAGTAATCGGTTGTGTaataatcatgtgtgtgtgtttgtacctgtGCTGAAGATGCGGTCCCACGCCGCCGTGTGGTTCTGCCACGTTTTGGTGTTGAGGCTCTTGTGGAGCTCCACCGGTGTGACCATCATCATGCCAAACGTGCTCATCATCTACACAGACGAGACAAAGAGGGCGGAGGGTTTTAAGATCTAATCCTCTCACACTGGAACTCTTTGATGACAATGAAGTTATCAAGATCTTCGGTTGTTTCTTGAACTCTTTGCCCCTGTGAGACCTTTTGTGAGTCTTATCACCTCCTGACTGCGGATGATACTGGTTTGACCCAGTAAGTAAAATCCAAGGAGTGACCAGCTGACCTCACCAGCTGACCTCCTCTCGACAAGAACCTGACAAACATGTTTCTACCGGCTCATTGTATCACAGGTCGTCTGCACAGTACAGGCGTACTCACTGTTTTCACGGCAGTGATGAAGTTCATGGCTTCCTCGTTGACTTTCTCCTGCAGAAGACCAAACCTCTTGTCGTAGAGAATGAGGCAGATGGCTGGaggacaaacaaaagcaaagatTGAGACTCTGAACCTGTAGACTCAGTAAGACTTAAAAATAATTAGATATTTATATTGACTTTAAGATATGACAAATGTTGTACATGATCTATTTACATGTTATTTTACCTTTATCAAGATAAAGGTCAAATAACATGACATATGTATAAAACTGCTATTATGAATACAGCATTGTATTCATAATAGCATTGGGCAACATAATGACTGAAAGcaaactgaatatttttgaTACAATTTCAGccctttttttgctttttttacaCAGCAAACAACACCGAGACAATAATCAGAGGATTActtgataattaaaataatccaTGTGCAgcacaaataattaattaatgtgtaaAATAGTTGAACTTACTCTCAAACGACCATTTATTCAGCTCGAAGTACAAGTCCTCAATCTTCCCACTGACGTTTATCTTTCCAATTCTGCCAACGAAGTCCAACAACACCTGCATTTACGGACAACAGCTGTTCAGGCATCGATCAATAAATACGAGTATAAACACCACGTCCGATATTTTAAGGGTCTCTCACCTCGTTTATTTTGCGATCGAGCTTCACCACCTCGGTCGGTTTCATGAGTTTCTGCTGAAAAGCGCTCCTCACTCTCTGCCAGTCTTTCCCCTCTCTGCGAATACACAACCGGCTTTTAAAACCACTGTGACTACCTGAACGCGAAGCTGCGCCTGTATATGAATACACACGAGTACTTACAGAATGAGGAGCCCGTACGCCTCGTCTCTCAGGTCTCTGTATGCTGTCCAGGGTTTGATCTCCAGTCTCTGAGGGTAATTTCCCTCCTTCCTATAGAGCGCCTCCAGCAAGCAAGGTGCGCCGATGTGTACCGACTCAAAGGAGCCCAGCTTCATCCGGAAAATCTTGCCGAATTTCTTATGATAATCCACCTAAAATAAGTTGAATAGAAAGTCATTAATCAAAGTCATTCAATTCGAATACACGCAACGTCGTTTTGTATTCGTGGAAATAAATTGTTTTGGTTGCGGCgacaattaaacaaaaatagtCTGTTTGTTAAGAAGGTTATTAATGTTACTGTACCAGAGCCTCATGCTGTCTTGTCAGACCCCCTTTCCGGAGGAGTTGCACCAGACTGCCGACGAGCGGCCAGTTGGTGGGTCCGGGGATCGCGTCCAGGCTGCGCGCTCTGGAGGCAGCGTGCGGGCAGCGCGCTGCCTCCACAgcatccttctcctccagcaCGCACACCGAGGACGTTGGCTTGAAGTGCTGCAGCCCCACGGACTTCTTCTTCAGAAACTCGACAATCTGAGGAACTTTTTGGATTCGCACCCTCATTCTCAAACTAGGTTTGAAGAATAGTAAATGTAATGTTCAATagcagctcttcttcttctttatcttcttcttctccttttttttttttttttttgttgatcttCGGGAGTTTCTCTTTTCTTGGAAGTGTCACACCTTACCGCGATATATATACCCTGAGAGTGTTTATTCCTGCCGTGCAATGAACCAATCAGCGACGGGCCCTGCATGGTGTGGCCGTCGGGCCCAACATTCATTTAACCACGTCAGGAGGGTATGACCCCAGATAGACTGaggaagtcccccccccctcccccctttacaaataaacacacGGGCCACATCGTAGGTGACGCGGTTCGCTTGAACCGCGTTCAGGAGCGACCCTCGATTGGAAGAAACGAAACTTTGGCAGAGCAAATACTACTGCCACACTTCTGCACCGTGGACAAATATTTGACAGATTGcagcctctctctgtgtgtgtgtgtgtgtgtgtgtgtgtgagagtgtttgctttgtgtgttctttgtatAGGGGTTAAGTGGGCAACTGGGCATTTTGAACGatttattagtatttatatTGAAAAACGTTTGCCAACTGCTTCACCTTAGCAGAAATATTAATGGTCTCAAACATGGTGAATCACGTCATTTATTTCCATGTGGCCTAGAATAAAGTCTAATTGCCAAGTGCCGAAACAAGCAATGTAAAGCATGTGATGATCTTTTGCAATCAGCTTTTTGATATCAGCTCTGTGAGTTCATGGGTTTATCTGCAGAGAAAACAACGCTCTCGCCCccatacactcactcacgcactaaCTCACTCGCTCACCCGCTCACTCACTACACACTGCATGACTTAAATAACATGTGCAGGGTCCCCGTGTTGTAAAAGTGCTCATTCACAGACTCTCAGGTGGCATCTGAACAACCTTGAACCTTGACCGAACGAGAGCCTCTCCAGgtgtaacacacacgcacacacacacatcaatcgcccccattgtgtttgtttaatacgTACAGTGACTTCCTTTAGATTTTGTTTggctaaaaaacaaaacaagataaaaacCTTTCAAGCTTTCAAACTGCTGATAATAACAGGTAGTTGCTTACATGCTAACAGGCTGCTGGCGGTTGCTTCATATACTGTACAGACATAAGAATGGTGTTGATTTTATCTTCTTCTTAAAATAACAAACCATTCCTTTTGCGCCTCTACACAGTTTGGAAACTTCATATAAGTTTGAACAAAATCGATGAGGCAGAGGATGAAATATCCAGACTATTAGTCCGTATACGagtcaaacttaaaaaaaactctggatCCTTCATCTCTCAAGACTGTCCAATTTTTTTCTTTGCGATGCCCAAGCAGCCGCCGTAGTGATTATGAAATGAAGTAAAAGAGGAAGTCAGATGACATTATATAAAAGGAAACAGGTTAGGTTGGATAGATGGTTAGATGAAACCTCAGGCTTTTACACGGgagactgctgtttgtgtttccaACTGACAGTCTGCATTGTTTATTATTCTAACCATAATGATGAAGGTCCCCTAACCTCAACCACCCGAGGTCCTGCTCTAAACCCGACCAAACCGTAACCAAAGTGGTGACAGtttgtaaccttttttttgAAGGAGGAAACGTCATCCCATCAACAGTGACGTCAGATCAGGAAACACGCCTATGTGTCACTCCAGAGCTCACGGAGGAATGACGCAAATTGTCTTTTAATGTTAGAATCAGAATCGTTTATTTGCCAAGTAcgttgcacaaacaaggaaattggtaaacaacaaacagataacagtacttgaaaataagtatatattattaaataaaagtagCATGTggattttaataaagaaaagatgtgcaaggGTGTCGAAGGaaatagtcctggggatgtaaGAGTCAGAGTCTTTGTTGAAGAACCCGACTGCAGCTGGGAAGAAACTCTTCTTGTGGCGCGtggtcttggtcctgattggCCGCAGCCTCatgccagagggaagggactcgaacactttgtgtccagggtgagagcggtcggctACAATCAAACCTGCCTACTTCCTGGAGGGTCCTGGAGGCGAACAAGTCATGGAGGGGAAGGCAGATTGCAGCTTATCACCCTCTCAGCAGAGCGAATGATACCCTCCAGTCCTTGTCCTTGGCGGTGGCTGCAACGTCCATTTGAGCTCCTCGGTTATGGTGGAGCacaggaagcggaaggactccacTGCGTCGACGAGGGAGTCGCACAGGGTGATGGGGGCGGGTGGGGCTCCGTTCTTCCGGAAATCCCCAACCAACTCCACTGTTCAGAGTGTTGAGCTTcaagttgttttgtgtgcacCAGGTCATCAGATGGTcacctgtaggcggactcaCCAGacgatgagtccaatgagggtggtgcaTACGTGCACATACGTGcacaaaacacgtacaaaacgtTCAAGCATAACTtgaaggaatggcttgttgccaatcaggtgtgcaaTCATTGATGTGCtctctgtcctgatgcttgtttcgcctctatgtgcatttgttttttatgtgtatgttgtattgtagctgggtttgttctgcctgatgcatgctgcagcccgttatgtctctggtctattgttgtaccctttctttttgctgtgtattggttttgtttatatgttgttgtcagtggtctatgaattttatttccattttattttgagattttgttattttaggctgccttacaaacatctggccagggacagcagatggaaattagcctctatGGCTAACAGTTGATTAGTGTGAATTGTCCctggaaaattaaaaaaaattaaaaaaagtgtgtttgtgctaCTCAGTGATTATCTGTCAcactacttttttttgtaatttcatGTTAAATGTCTTTAGCTGAATAGCTGAAATATAAGGAACATCTCCGTTGTTTTCAGTGTGTATGAAACTACGGTTTTAAAGGAAATTGatagcaacatttttttttcttggaagaAATCGCAGTTTTGTCATTTggccaaaacaacaaaatgcattGCGcagaaaacacaattaaattagCCGATTTTTCCATCTAATTTGGTGAGGGTACGGGAACATAACGCACAAAAGAGACAccaaaatatgaaagaaaaatgaCCCATTGGCGTCACAAAAGACAGTTAAACTAAACGATTGAAAGCACTATCAAAATACTATTGTGTTTCAAACAAGAAAACGGAACTATGTACGTCGGATTTGTCTTTTTCAGATAAACATCTCTCGTGTTAAACATATATCGTTGTCTTTAGTGCTGGCTGTATGATTTGTTTGAAATGAAACCAAACCCTCCTGATTTGACTAAATAACTGAACCCTTCGTTCTTGATGTTTTTAAGATATCAGCTTGATAACTGTTGTGTCTTAATTTTCTTACACCTAACCAGTGGAGGCATTTCAGTTGGGACATCAGCAGGCAGAGAGATAAGTCATGAACTGAGATATGGGACGGCTGACCTTCTCAGGGCAAGTAGTGGAGTCATCAGCACACAGAACAGGCAAACCTGATGACTCAAACTGTCCAAATTGACTGACAGGTCAGTGAGTTCGGCGGTCGGGTTTGAAGTGGAGGCAGCTCCGTACGCACCTGAAGGAGAAACACAggcacgcatgcacacaaagaTGCACTTTCATATATGTGAAGACCACCATGctgctgaaaaaataaataatgcggAGGCCACATAGGAGATTAGTTGTATAGTAGAGATGGAATTGCCCCGTACAGTCCCATCGGCCTCACATAACGCCTGACCTGTAATGTGAGGTGCCCCCTTCCCCAAAGCCCACTTTTACACTAAGACTGAAAATATTTACAACATAGCATGAGTGGAGTTATGCAAGGAGCCCCCCCACCACCATACCCTCCACCCTCGAGCCGCGTGTTTTGCCACATATCAGTCCCCGCTGCACATGCAGCCGCTAGGCTCTCACagatacagtgtgtgtttgtgtgtgcgtgcgcgtgtgagagtgtgcgcGTGTTTGCTTTGTTCGTTCTTTGTATAGCGGTGGTAACTGGGCAGTATTTTTGCCTTCACCAAGACAGCGAAAGCTAAATATATTTTCCAGGCTCGCCGTTTAACAACTTTGAACTGTCATTGACAGTTTTTCAATGCGTCCCGATTCGTTGCACATTCTGTGAGGCCTTGTTTGAGCATTACAATTCTTGACATTGAgtcaatgaaaatgtcatgaaacgtaAATTTGTCACGCTGACAAACAAggggtttatttatttgattgttcTCACAAAAGCCTATAGATTATTGACTCCGGACATAAAGTAGGTCATTCCTATTGAAAGGGACGTAGCGATGTGGAAAGGCTTGTAAGGAAGGAGATCTCCGGAGCTGGTAAGGAAGGAGATCTCCGTGAACTTGCTGACCTCCTCCTATGCACTCTGAGGGGAAGggcctcccttcctcctctttgacaCCAACTAGCTGAAGGAATGGAGAGTGTTTTAGTAGAAGTGAGGCCCTTGCTAGGAAAGGGGAAATATCAATAGGCAACAACAAAGTCATAAATGTGAAGGTCAAAATCATGTCACAGTAAAAAAGGTTTCTCACAACCACCATTATTGTTGCTCCCCCAAAATGCACAATTTGACACAATGTATCGTTCCCTTTGAAGAGATTAGTCAGTTGAGGCAGGGGTGACTGAGGTGAACTGCTGCTATAGTTCAATGAGAGAGTACAGTTAACAAAGGTCTTTTGAACTAAGTGAACTACGTGTGcctcacgtctcatagggtccattggacctggctgtgtctgatgcctctcGCCATGGCTCTGCTGAtgcaggtttcttcccttttttccctgtgaaagtctttttttctatttcttggtagtttttcctgataagatgtgaggtcctgggacagggatgtcgtctgtgtacagattgtaaagccctctgaggcaaattcgtaatttagtgatattgggctatataaaataaactgaattgaattgaattgaagttcTTCTAATATGTATGACGAAATAAAAACTCATATTCCCTTGTGTTTAAGGCTaattataacaaatattttCACGGTAATGTGTTGAACTGAGATccttatacctgctaaacatctgcATATTAGCTTTGTCATTGCTAGCATGtaagcatgctgatgttagcatgtagctcaCAGCTCTGCTGCTGTCCCTACACGGCTGCAGACGTTTAGTCTTGTTTGAAGATAGCTGATGTCAATCGTCACTCTATCTTCACCAGAACGCATTTGACCACCCtgaaatcagaaaaaaatacatcattCATTAATCATGAAATGGATCCAGACACAAAGGAGCATCCCAATTGATGTTTGTGCTCAAAATAATGTGTTGGTATTTTGTGCGTACTGTATGTGCTGCCCTACTTTTTGATGACATGCGAGCCAATAGGTTAACAGGTTCGATCTGTAGAATGTAAAGGCCGGTTGGTGAAGGAGTGCAACAAGGGCAGGAATATTTGACGAGGTCAATGGTTACTATGACGTTACTATGACGCACttttgtgtgatgtttattATTGTCTCCACCAGGAGATAGTgagattgtgtgcgtgtgtgcatttcTGTGTCTTACCAATCTTGCATACTCACGCTCATTTATCGCTGCATGCTCAAGGGCCTCTTGTAGTTGCAGTTGTTAACAATGAACAGTGAACAGTAAGAACATAACATATAACAGTATACATGGTTTGCTGATGTCAGATTCCCTTTCCGGAATTATGTTCCCAGTTCGGACCCcgatt encodes the following:
- the LOC117731186 gene encoding 1,25-dihydroxyvitamin D(3) 24-hydroxylase, mitochondrial, which produces MRVRIQKVPQIVEFLKKKSVGLQHFKPTSSVCVLEEKDAVEAARCPHAASRARSLDAIPGPTNWPLVGSLVQLLRKGGLTRQHEALVDYHKKFGKIFRMKLGSFESVHIGAPCLLEALYRKEGNYPQRLEIKPWTAYRDLRDEAYGLLILEGKDWQRVRSAFQQKLMKPTEVVKLDRKINEVLLDFVGRIGKINVSGKIEDLYFELNKWSFETICLILYDKRFGLLQEKVNEEAMNFITAVKTMMSTFGMMMVTPVELHKSLNTKTWQNHTAAWDRIFSTAKVYIDKKLAKKNAVRDPDDLIGDILHQSCLSKKELYASITELQIGGVETTANSMLWVIFNLSRNPGAQRKLLAEIKEVVASDQDPCGEHIKSMPYLKACLKESMRLSPSVPFTSRTLDKDTVLGDYAIPKGTVLMINSHALGSNEEYFDDGKRFKPERWLRENNTINPFAYVPFGIGKRMCIGRRLAELQLQLAMCWLVRDYEIVATDNEPLDVIHSGLLVPSRELPVAFIKR